The genomic window AGTAACGATCAGGGTGCCAAATTTGAGCAAGATCTCTATACGCCTCTTTGACATCTGATATCGAAGCAGACTGAGGCAATTCCAGTACTTTATACGCTTGTTTTAGCTCCATGTGGGGGTTTGTCTCCTAAGGAAACCTTCTACCATACCATTATGAGATACATCCTATGATATTTTTTGTCAGAGTTATTTGTCAATAAATTAAGAAAGAGGGTAGTGACTCAGTTTGAGCATTAAACTAAAGTTATCTTTTTTATCATCCGATAAAGCATCAGGATTGAAGTGTACGGGTCACGACATTATATTCAGATAGGTAGTCAGCAATCAAAATGCACATTTTTGTGCATTTAGTGTTGACAAACAAAATGGGGCATAAGATAATGAGCAAGCAGAGGGGAAAAATAGGGGGAAACATGTCAGCGCGTCCTGCTAAGGATTTTACGATTACATTTAGAGTAGATATTTGCGTTGAAGAGGACGGACCATCTTTTTATGCTTATTGCCCCGTCCTTAAGGGCATCCATGTAGATGGTGAAACGAAAGAGGAAGCCTTAGATAACGCTAAAGTGGCAGTTGAACTCTATATACAATCCTTAATAAAGCACAACAAACCCATTCCGCTGGAAGTCGTAGAGGCACCACAAGAAGAACAGTCCTCCACCTTGTGCCCAGCCCAACAAAGACATACAGAGGAAGTGCGGATAGCGATATAAGGGCTGGATGACTTATCCTCCCCACATCTGGAATCAACTCAAGAATACCACCGCAAAAGAACTCAAGAAAGCATTAGACAATGATGAAAATTGGCAACCAGATGGAAGCAAAGGCTCAATATTGCTCTATTCCCACCCAGATGGTCGTAAAGCTGGCATCCATTTCCACTCAGGTAAAACATATGGACCTAAGATGTTGAAAGGATTGTTAGATTATATCTCTTGGTCAGAAAATGAAATGAGGGAGTTAGGGTTAATTAAGTAAATCAACAATATCTCTTATCTCCCACACACGCTCCGTAACTCCCGCCGCCATTGCCGGGGTAACTCTCAAGGTCTTATGAATCCGGCAAAAGTTATAATGCATGAAATGAAGGGCCACGGCGTGAGCATGGTTCTCTGCTTTCTTTGAAAAGGCATTAGTAAGCCGGGTAAACCTTCTCATACTCATACGCATTGTAAGGTTTTGCCGCTCTACATAGCTCGTAGATACATGCTCTTTGTCGGGCCTACCGCATATTACTTTCTTCTCAGCACCAGTACAGATAGCGGGGCTATACCTTGTGTCTCCTTGTTGACCTTCGTTGCCGTAGAGCTTTATAAGCATGGCATAGTCTATATCGCCACCGAAGGCATACTCGACGGCGTTAAGGTACATCTTGTGGCCGTCTGTGGTAAGCTGCACCTTATCCTGTAGACGTTCGGAAAGGTCACTTATAAATTCCATTGCCGCGCCCGCTCCACGATCAGCAACAAGCCATGAAACCATAAGCTTTGTATCGGCGTCCAGGGCTGTCCATGTCCATACATCCCCATACCCAAACTGGCCCTTCTTGTCTTCGGGCACGTTCTTCTCTTTGGCATAACAGAAGGACCATATCTCGTCACATTGAATCCGTTTACAGGGCAGATTGCGCAATGCCTTGTCTTGAAACTCCGCACAGGCTTTGCCGATCTCAGGGACAAACTTAAGAACGGTATTAAAGGCTACGTTACATATTCTTGCCGTAGCCCGAAGGCTGTTACCCTCAACAAGAACCGCCAATATCTGAGCTTGCTTGTCTTTGTTTAGCCTGTTCATATTATAAGTATACTTAAGCCGCTCAAGCATGTCAAGTACATAATGATAGATTAATCAGTCATTTTTGGTAGGGCCTTCGTTATCCTGATCTTGTCTGCGATTTCGTCAAAATCTGACCTGAATTCTTTGTCCTGTTTCACTCGAAAAATAGCATATTCGGCATAAGCGTGACGTTCGGCGTCATCTCGTCTAACTCTGCCATAACCCTGTAAAACCTCATAAGCATTAAATTCCAAGAACTGATCAAGTTTTTCTATCCAATCCGCCATAGTCATCCTTTTGCGTCGTTTGGCGAAATTCTCAGCCCAATCAAGATACATGCTGACCAACCTTTTCATATCATCCATCTCGTTCTCGATGAGGAAATTCTTGCCCACAACCACATCTACCTTTGTAATTTTCCCTCGCTTGCCTTCATTTTTATAGGAACACAACCCCATCTTGGGCTTGGAGGCATCCGCCCTCAGTTTAATCAATTCAGCGGCCGTTTGGCCGCTAACGGCAAAAATAATCTTGTCTTGAACGTGGGCATAGAACCGTTGCGTCAGAGGAGAATCTTTGTCGTAGTCTATGCTACATTCTCTATAGATATCCGTTATCTTTTGATAGAACCTTCTCTCTGATAATCTTATCTCTCTTATTCGGTCAAGTAACTCATCGAAATAATCCTTGCCGAACAATTGGTTGCCTTGTTTAAGCCGATCATCGTTTAACGAGTAGCCCTTGATTAGGTATTCTCTCAACACCGTTGTTGCCCACTTCCTGAACTGAGTAGCTTGGTATGAATTCACCCTGTACCCTACTGATATAATTGCGTCTAAATTATAAAAGTTGGTTGCATAGTTTTTTCCATCGGAGGCAGTTAGCAAGATTTCCTTGCACACTGAGTTTTCATCTAACTCCCCAGAGTCAA from Syntrophorhabdaceae bacterium includes these protein-coding regions:
- a CDS encoding IS1 family transposase gives rise to the protein MNRLNKDKQAQILAVLVEGNSLRATARICNVAFNTVLKFVPEIGKACAEFQDKALRNLPCKRIQCDEIWSFCYAKEKNVPEDKKGQFGYGDVWTWTALDADTKLMVSWLVADRGAGAAMEFISDLSERLQDKVQLTTDGHKMYLNAVEYAFGGDIDYAMLIKLYGNEGQQGDTRYSPAICTGAEKKVICGRPDKEHVSTSYVERQNLTMRMSMRRFTRLTNAFSKKAENHAHAVALHFMHYNFCRIHKTLRVTPAMAAGVTERVWEIRDIVDLLN
- a CDS encoding type II toxin-antitoxin system HicB family antitoxin, coding for MSKQRGKIGGNMSARPAKDFTITFRVDICVEEDGPSFYAYCPVLKGIHVDGETKEEALDNAKVAVELYIQSLIKHNKPIPLEVVEAPQEEQSSTLCPAQQRHTEEVRIAI
- a CDS encoding virulence RhuM family protein; the encoded protein is IALPLDRQQTSFMFYSSSDGSIKVQVAVGDETVWVSQKVMAEIFGTSRQNVTGHLGNIFDSGELDENSVCKEILLTASDGKNYATNFYNLDAIISVGYRVNSYQATQFRKWATTVLREYLIKGYSLNDDRLKQGNQLFGKDYFDELLDRIREIRLSERRFYQKITDIYRECSIDYDKDSPLTQRFYAHVQDKIIFAVSGQTAAELIKLRADASKPKMGLCSYKNEGKRGKITKVDVVVGKNFLIENEMDDMKRLVSMYLDWAENFAKRRKRMTMADWIEKLDQFLEFNAYEVLQGYGRVRRDDAERHAYAEYAIFRVKQDKEFRSDFDEIADKIRITKALPKMTD